In Deltaproteobacteria bacterium, the DNA window CCTGAGCACGGGCTCTCCGGCCGTGATCATGTTCGTGGTGATGATGGTTGTCGGCCAGTGGCTGGCCGGCGTTTTAGACCGGCTTTTTTTCCCTTCGAACCGCTGATAACGATTCGCATATTTCCTGCAAGTTCCACTGCCTTGAAATGGCGCGCCCGATAAGCCATTCATGGCCCATGGCCATGAATGTTTCCGTCATCGAGTATCGCCATGGGTGAGACCCGCGTCGATCTCCGCCACTTGCTTGAGGACCTGCGCGACGCCTATCCCGGCTCCATCGAGGAGACCATCCTTACCGAAATTGTCGCCAACTCGCTCGACTCAGGGGCGACGCAGATTCGTTTCGATTGCGATACCGCGCAGCGCACGATGACCGCCATCGACAACGGCTCGGGCATGCAGCGGCGCGACCTGGCGCGCTACCATGACATCGCCTCGAGCACCAAGACCCGCGGCGAAGGCATCGGCTTTGCCGGCGTGGGCATCAAGCTGGGCTTGCTCGTCTGCGAGGAGGTGCTCACGGAAACCCGGCGGGGTGCAAACCATGTGGCCACCACCTGGCACATGGCTTCACGCCACCGCGCGCCATGGAAGTGGACGCCGGCGCCCGGCATGGTCGCCGAGCGCGGCACCGCCGTGCGTTTGACCGTTGATAACGCGCTGTCGCCGCTGCTCGATCCCGGTTTCTTGGAAGGAACGCTGCGCCGCCACTTTCAACCGTTGCTCGATCCAGCTTTCGATCAATCCCTCGCGCCCCACTATCCGAAAGGCATCGCGATCGCGATCAACGGCCGAACACTGGAAAAACAACCCTGGCAAGCGCCGCTACAAGCGCCGTTGGAAATTCGTCTGATGCGCAAGCGCAAGCCTTCGGCTTTTGGCTATTTGCTGCGTGACGATGCGGCTCTGCCGGAGGAGCGGCGCGGTTTGGCGATCAGCACCTACGGCAAAGTGATTCGCCGCGGCTGGGATTGGCTCGGCATGACACCATCGACACCCGAGCGCGTCGGCGGCCTGATCGAAGTGCCCGACCTGGCGGCCTGCTTGACACTGAACAAAGGCGATTTCATCCGCGTCGGCCCGCGTGGCGCGACTTACCTGGGTTTTCGCAAAGCGATTCAAGAAGCGGTGGCGCGCCAGCTCGGCGCCTGGGGCGACGAGCGCGGCAGTGTCGAAGAAGCGCCGCCGAAAGAAGTGCGGCCGCTGCAGCGCGATCTTGCCCAAGTGCTCGAAGATTTGGCGCTGGACTTCCCGTTGCTCGCCTCCCTGGTTGAACAGCGCGCCGGGGGGGCAAAAACGTTTACCGCTCGGCACCGGGGCGAAAATTCTTGACGGCGCGAGTCTAGTTGCCGCGTCTGTTATGGAACAGGCAGAAAGCTACGGCAGCACACCACCACCAAGTGGTGGCAGCACCACCGGTAATTCGGCCCCTCTCCCGCCGGCAAAACAAACGACGTCTTCACTGCAACCCGATGCCAATGGCAATTCGATCATGCTCACCGGCCAGTCCGGACCCCGCCGGCCGGCCCATTACGGGCTCGACATTCAATTTGACGATCGCCCCGACGATCCGGAAATGGGCCGCCTGGTCGAATCGACTGTGTGGATCAACCGCGCCCATCCCGCCTATCGGCGCGCCCTGGCGTCGCGGTCGATCGGGTATCATATTGCGCTCGCCGTGGCGCTGGCACTCGCGCCACTGGCGGTGGAATCGGCCCATGAGCACGGCTTCGTTACGACTTTTTTATCGCGTTGGGGCGAAGCGCTGGACAAACCGAGCGGACGAAAAAAATCGGCCCACTGAAAGAATCACCACGAAGGACACGCAGTCCGGAAAAAATATTTTGCTTGTTTCTTTTCTTACCTTCGTGATCTTCGCGCCTTCGTGGTGAAAATCGAATTTTGCAATTTACCCTTGAAAAAGAGTCCTCCCTATCCGACGCGCGCGCCGGCACTTTGCACACCGCACATGGTGTCATTGAAACGCCGGTTTTCATGCCCGTGGCGACGCAAGCCACCGTCAAAGGCCAGACCGTCGACACGCTGAAGCAAACCGGCAGTCAGATACTGCTCGCCAACACCTATCACTTGTTGCTTCGCCCTGGCCGTGAGGTTTTCGAAAAATTCGGCGGCATTCACCGTTTCATGAACTGGGATGGGCCGGTGCTCACCGACTCGGGAGGCTATCAAATTTTTTCTCTGCCCCACGCGCGCCAGATGGACGAAAGCGGCGCGCGCTTTCGAAGCTACGTGGACGGCAAGACTCACATGCTATCGCCCGAGTCGAGCATCGCCATACAGCAAGCCATGGGCAGCGATATCATGATGGTCCTCGACCAGTGCATCCCCTCCACCGCGTCCCACGCGCACGCGAAAGCGGCAATGGAGCTTACCCGTCGCTGGGCGGAACGTAGTTTGCGCGCGCGCAGCAATCCTGACCAAGCGCTGTTCGGCATAATTCAAGGCGCTTGCCATGCCGATCTGCGCCGACAGAGTGTCGCCGCTTTGCGCCAACTGCCGTTCGATGGCTTGGCCATTGGCGGTCTCGCGGTCGGCGAAACCGCCAGCCAGTGCTATGAGATGACCGAGTTGGTCACTAGCGAATTGCCGAAACAGCTGCCGCGCTATCTCATGGGCGTCGGCACGCCCAGCGATCTGCTCGAATGCGTCCACAGAGGCATCGACATGTTCGACTGCATCATACCATCGCAACTGGCGCAGCGTGGCGTGGCCTTCACTTCGCGCGGCAAGTTGCAGCTGCGCCGCACCGTCTATCGGCTGAGCGACCAATCGCTCGATCACGATTGCCGCTGTCTGACTTGCCGCCACTACTCGCGCGCCTACCTGCATCACCTGATCAAGACTGATGAAGTTCTCGGCTGGCATCTGCTGGGGCAGCACAACCTGACTTTCTATCACCGGCTCATGAGCGACATGCGCGCGAGCATTCTGCGCGGCGACTTCGCCGCATTCTATCGCAGCAAAACCAGCGAGTTACTGCTAACCGATGGCGACCATCCAACGCGCACGCCGCGCAAACCCAAGACCGCAAAAACACCGAGCTTAGGCGATTACGAAATCTACAAATCGCCGCAGGGATTCTTCAGCATCAAGCAAAAAAGCTCCGGCGAAGTCATGCATTCGGTCACCCCGCCAAGCGAAGAAGCAAACACGCTATACATCGAGCAATCGGCGCTGGCGCAGCGCTTAACTGACCCAGGGCTGGTGGATCGGGAGCTGATCATCTGGGACGTCGGACTTGGCGCGGCCACCAATGCGATGGCGGTCGTGCACTGCTTCGAAAATCAGGGCGCGGTTGACGCGCTGCGCGCCGTCAGATTGTTTAGCTTCGAGCAGGATTGCGATCCGCTAAAGCTGGCACTCAAACATTCCGGCAACTTTCCGCACCTTTGGCACAGCGCCCCGGCGGCGCTCCTGGGGCACGGCAGATGGACACACGACAACGGGCAATTACTTTGGGAATTGATCGCCGGCGATTTCTCCGACTCCATAGCGTCAGCAGAACCACCCGATTTGATCTTCTACGATCCGTTTTCTTACAAGAGCGACAACCAGCTGTGGACGGGCACAATCTTCGCCAAAATTTTTCGCCAATGCGCCGGAAAAAATACCGAGCTTTACACCTACTCCGCCTCGACACTTGTACGCGCCGCGCTATTGAGCGCTGGCTTCTTCGTTGCGCAGGGCATCGGCACCGGTCCTAAAACGGAAACCACCGTCGCTTTCAATCGAGCCGACGGCGCTGGGCTCCATCCGCTTAGACCAAGACTATTGGGCCCCGAATGGCTCCAGCGTTGGCACCGCAGCAGCGCCCAAGTTCCTACTGAGTTGGCGGCCGACGCCCGGCGTGAGATTATCGCGCGGATCGAAGGCCATCGACAATTTTCGGCGGGGTGATTGCTTCCTCTTCCTGACATCGTGTAAATGCTACAGGAATCGCTCCCAACTTCGAGGTTCTGATAGGGCGACGGACCCTCGCCCCGAGAGGTTAGTTTCGAAGGAGAAAACGCATTGAAGTATAAGCGCTATCTTGGCCTCGTTCTCGTTGCAATGTTACCGCTCGCCGGTTGCGCAACAACCTACATCAAGCCGTCCACGGTCCACAACCCCGCTCCGGCCGAAAGGCTCTCAGCGTTCGGAAGCTTTGAGCTGCAGCGTGTCGCCCTGAGCGACAGCTATTCCGATCATGAGGCAAACCTGAAAGCGGCGGCGAAGATCCAAGAATACTTCGATACCGACATCACCCCGATCGTCGCGGGCTGGAATCGCAAAGCCCCGCAAAGCCCTTCGGTGCGGACGATAGTTATCGAGCCAAGAATCGAGCACATCAAATTCATCGGCGGCGCGGCGAGATTTTGGGCCGGGCCGCTGGCCGGCAGTTCTGCCGTGCTCATGAAGATCAAATACACCGACAAGGCATCGGGCAAGCTCATCGCCGAGCCGGAGTTTCTTCAGCGCGCCGCCAGCTGGAGCGGCGCCGTCACCGTGGGCGGACAGGACAACGCAATGCTCAGCCGCATCGTCACACTGGTCGCGGATTACACCAAGCGCAACTACGATGCCGCGGTCGGCGGCCCGAGCGGAGCACCGCAAGAGTTGGTCAACGCGACTCGCTGAAGGTGCGCCTGTGCCCGTGAAAATCGTCTAGGCTGCACGCACGACACTACCTGCCGTGGTCGCTACCCGTGCGGCCGCCGCGGCATCGCGCAGAATACCTTTCGGATCCTCGCCGCGCTGCACAGATTGAACCGCCTTGCGCAGCATCGACCGAAACATCACCACGCCTCTGTCCGACGAAACCAGATGTTCCAGGCCGTGCAGCGCGATCGGCCCCTGCCCTTCCACCGCCTCTTTGTCGTCAGGGTGGCGCTGCGTGTACTCATAGCTCACATTCTTGCGGCCGGCCGGGCTTAGCTGTTCGCGGCCGGCAGTTTGGTTGTATCCGCTATCGGGAATCCAACGAATGCTCGCGCCCAGCTGGTGCTCATCGTCAACGGGCACGCACCAGGTGACCGCCTGCACGCGCTCGGTCTTGGGCTCGTCGGTATAGACCAGGTGGATGTTGAGCGGCATGATCATCTCCCAAATCAGTTCCCACCATTGGCCGGTTTCCAACTTGCGGTTGAGCACGAAGCGCATGCCCATTGAAGTTTCCTCATATTTTAATTCGTCGGGTGGAATGCCATAAGCGCGCGAGGGAAATTGCGGCGCGCTATGCAGGGTGTGCAGCCAGAACGTATGCAGCGCATCCATCAAATTTT includes these proteins:
- a CDS encoding Rieske 2Fe-2S domain-containing protein, whose amino-acid sequence is MKSAYGLKVPEPAAELTRVGPGTPCGELMRRYWQPACLSSDLQELPKMVRLLGEDLIAFRDGQGRAGLLFFRCSHRGASLEYGRVEERGLRCCYHGWLYDVEGNVLEMPLEPAHNPFLKQIQHPAYPVREHGGLVFAYMGPLDKMPEFPIYDVWQNQGGRLTARMGPRIGGPVNCNWLQAEENLMDALHTFWLHTLHSAPQFPSRAYGIPPDELKYEETSMGMRFVLNRKLETGQWWELIWEMIMPLNIHLVYTDEPKTERVQAVTWCVPVDDEHQLGASIRWIPDSGYNQTAGREQLSPAGRKNVSYEYTQRHPDDKEAVEGQGPIALHGLEHLVSSDRGVVMFRSMLRKAVQSVQRGEDPKGILRDAAAAARVATTAGSVVRAA